From a region of the Burkholderia sp. PAMC 26561 genome:
- a CDS encoding MFS transporter, with protein MTDIYADTTIAVADTYAGQVAARLDRLPFTRTLWRLVFLISLGGVFELYDLFMTAYIAPGLVRSGMFSSGSVGFFGINGIGFFVFCTFAGMWLGCMVFGSIADRLGRRSMFTFSLIWYSLATAVMACQTHAAGVDICRFVAAIGVGLEQVTIDTFLTELVPPQGRGKAFAFYQFIEFLIVPVVALLGWLLVPISPFGIDGWRWVAAIASVGAIAAWWLRLGLPESPRWLSLHGHEGEAERIMRDLETKIAREAGMAKLPPAQRSEPVVGDGKFSELFKPPYGKRTLVLSVFNLTQTIAFYGFGAWVPTLLISKGIHVTASLQYAFIIALANPVGPLLGIWIADKMERKWQIVSAGVGIGIFMMFFAKQTDPLWIIVFGVLVTLFNNWISFVFHGFQAEQYPTRIRARAIGFVYSWSRVSAALAGLLIGFFLREGGTMGVALFIGAAMLVMITAVGVFGPRTLNRSLEELSQ; from the coding sequence ATGACAGATATCTATGCCGATACGACGATCGCCGTCGCGGACACGTACGCCGGCCAGGTGGCGGCGCGGCTCGACCGGCTGCCGTTCACGCGCACCCTCTGGCGGCTGGTGTTCCTGATCTCGCTTGGCGGCGTCTTCGAGCTGTACGACCTCTTCATGACAGCCTACATTGCGCCGGGGCTCGTCAGGAGCGGCATGTTCAGCAGCGGCTCGGTCGGCTTCTTCGGCATCAACGGTATCGGTTTCTTTGTCTTCTGTACGTTTGCCGGCATGTGGCTTGGCTGCATGGTCTTCGGGTCGATAGCGGACCGGCTTGGACGCCGCTCAATGTTCACCTTCTCGCTCATCTGGTATTCGCTCGCGACCGCCGTGATGGCGTGCCAGACGCATGCCGCGGGCGTCGATATCTGCCGCTTTGTCGCGGCGATCGGCGTCGGGCTGGAACAGGTGACGATCGATACGTTCCTGACCGAGCTCGTGCCGCCGCAGGGACGCGGCAAGGCCTTTGCGTTCTACCAGTTCATCGAGTTCCTGATCGTGCCGGTGGTGGCGCTGCTCGGCTGGCTGCTGGTGCCGATCAGTCCGTTTGGTATCGATGGATGGCGCTGGGTTGCGGCGATCGCTTCGGTCGGCGCCATTGCCGCTTGGTGGCTGCGGCTCGGGCTGCCCGAAAGCCCGCGCTGGCTGTCGCTGCATGGACATGAGGGCGAGGCCGAACGCATCATGCGTGACCTGGAGACGAAGATTGCGCGCGAAGCCGGCATGGCGAAGCTGCCGCCCGCACAGCGCTCGGAGCCTGTCGTTGGCGACGGAAAATTCTCCGAACTGTTCAAGCCGCCTTATGGCAAACGCACGCTCGTCCTGTCTGTTTTCAACCTGACGCAGACCATTGCGTTCTACGGCTTTGGCGCGTGGGTGCCGACATTGCTGATATCGAAGGGCATTCACGTCACCGCGAGCCTTCAGTACGCATTCATCATTGCGCTTGCCAATCCGGTGGGTCCGTTGCTCGGCATCTGGATCGCGGACAAGATGGAGCGCAAGTGGCAGATCGTCAGCGCGGGCGTGGGGATCGGCATCTTCATGATGTTCTTTGCGAAGCAGACCGATCCGCTCTGGATCATCGTGTTCGGCGTGCTGGTGACGCTCTTCAACAACTGGATCTCGTTTGTCTTCCATGGTTTCCAGGCGGAGCAATATCCCACTCGCATACGTGCCCGGGCGATCGGCTTTGTCTATTCATGGAGCCGCGTCAGCGCCGCGCTCGCAGGTTTGCTGATCGGCTTTTTCCTGCGCGAGGGCGGCACGATGGGCGTGGCGTTGTTTATCGGCGCGGCGATGCTCGTGATGATCACGGCGGTCGGCGTGTTTGGTCCGCGTACGCTCAACCGCAGCCTGGAGGAACTCTCGCAGTGA
- the leuD gene encoding 3-isopropylmalate dehydratase small subunit → MEAFAHLDAVALPVARPNCDTDQIVPARYLQKPRSDNFGNYLFRDLRYHADGSEKAGFLLNLPAYQPARIVVAKENFACGSSREHAVWALYDYGVRAVIAPSVGDIFASNASKNGLLIVLLAADVVDEMIGKIEASPGLHVTVDLDAQTVSTPDGVSHTFSIDAYQKRCLKEGLDELGYTLTQLDRIEAFERNYAY, encoded by the coding sequence ATGGAAGCCTTCGCTCATCTCGATGCGGTCGCACTGCCGGTTGCGCGCCCGAACTGCGACACCGATCAGATCGTGCCTGCACGATACCTGCAGAAACCGCGCTCAGACAATTTTGGCAATTACCTTTTCCGCGACCTTCGATACCACGCGGACGGTTCTGAAAAAGCCGGCTTCCTGCTCAATCTGCCCGCGTATCAGCCGGCGAGGATCGTGGTCGCGAAGGAGAACTTCGCGTGCGGCTCGTCGCGCGAGCACGCGGTCTGGGCGCTGTACGACTACGGCGTGCGCGCGGTGATTGCGCCTAGCGTGGGGGACATCTTTGCGTCGAATGCATCGAAGAACGGACTGTTGATCGTGCTGCTCGCCGCCGATGTCGTCGACGAAATGATCGGCAAGATCGAGGCAAGTCCGGGCTTGCACGTAACCGTCGATCTCGATGCGCAAACCGTGTCCACGCCGGACGGTGTATCGCATACATTCAGTATCGATGCCTATCAGAAGCGTTGCCTGAAGGAAGGTCTCGACGAACTCGGCTACACCCTCACTCAGCTCGACCGGATCGAGGCATTCGAGCGCAACTACGCGTACTGA
- the leuB gene encoding 3-isopropylmalate dehydrogenase — protein MKVAVLAGDGIGKEVTAEALKVLQAVVPKSAALEISHAPIGGAGVEAAGDPLPAATLDIARKSDAILFGAAGEPGDEKIPFDMRPGASLLRLRKALGLFANFRPAFLFPELADASSLKREIVDGLDIMILRELTGDLYFGEPRGVTIENGERVGVNTMRYTESEVRRIGHAAFRVARTRNRKVCSVDKANVLETMQLWREVMTEVGREYPDVELTHTFVDAAAMMLMRNPRQFDVIVTGNVFGDILSDAAAMLTGSIGMLPSASLASGRLGLYEPVHGTAPDIAGMDIANPLAAILSVEMMMRLSFDLPEAGDRIRRAVSSVLADGYRTADIHQPGTKRVGTREMGEAVLAALGR, from the coding sequence ATGAAAGTTGCTGTACTGGCGGGCGATGGGATCGGCAAGGAAGTCACGGCGGAGGCGCTCAAGGTTCTGCAGGCGGTCGTGCCAAAAAGCGCGGCGCTTGAAATCAGCCATGCGCCCATAGGCGGCGCGGGCGTGGAAGCAGCGGGCGATCCGCTGCCGGCGGCGACGCTCGACATCGCGCGCAAGTCCGACGCGATCCTGTTCGGCGCCGCAGGCGAACCGGGCGACGAGAAGATTCCCTTCGACATGCGCCCGGGCGCGAGCCTTTTGCGTCTGCGAAAGGCGCTGGGTCTCTTTGCCAACTTTCGCCCCGCGTTTCTCTTCCCGGAACTCGCCGATGCCTCGAGCCTCAAGCGCGAGATTGTCGATGGCCTCGACATCATGATCCTGCGCGAGCTGACCGGCGACCTCTACTTTGGCGAACCGCGCGGCGTAACAATAGAGAACGGCGAACGGGTCGGCGTCAACACCATGCGATATACCGAATCCGAAGTGCGCCGTATCGGGCACGCAGCCTTTCGTGTGGCGCGAACGCGTAACCGCAAGGTCTGCTCCGTCGACAAGGCCAACGTTCTCGAAACCATGCAGCTCTGGCGCGAGGTCATGACGGAAGTCGGCCGGGAATATCCCGACGTGGAACTGACACACACCTTCGTGGATGCAGCCGCGATGATGCTGATGCGCAACCCGCGTCAGTTTGACGTGATCGTGACGGGCAACGTCTTTGGCGACATTCTCTCGGACGCGGCCGCCATGCTGACGGGTTCCATCGGCATGTTGCCTTCGGCTTCACTTGCAAGCGGGCGGCTTGGTTTGTACGAACCGGTACACGGCACGGCGCCTGACATTGCGGGGATGGACATCGCGAATCCGCTGGCCGCGATCCTCTCGGTCGAGATGATGATGCGTCTTTCGTTCGACCTGCCCGAAGCGGGCGACCGCATTCGCCGCGCTGTGAGTTCGGTTCTTGCCGATGGCTACCGTACCGCGGACATCCATCAGCCGGGCACGAAGAGAGTCGGCACGCGAGAGATGGGCGAAGCAGTACTGGCCGCGCTGGGCCGATGA